A single region of the Pontimicrobium sp. SW4 genome encodes:
- a CDS encoding nuclear transport factor 2 family protein, with the protein MRTTLILLLILLTSCQQESSDEKIRKSNLELTSRYFNEVYNHNNIDLIDELFVENYEHTSTEGRKFNSRDELKSAVKRIESLLPNLKLEIVEAVADKEKVVFLIRMESDLPKIASSTTKASKTDFNETFIFWVKDNKIYKGRSIGAHLPFIKQVSGFEGGLMALIKELSEKQDSLATEK; encoded by the coding sequence ATGAGAACAACTCTAATACTCTTACTAATACTTTTGACTTCTTGTCAACAAGAATCATCTGATGAAAAAATAAGAAAATCAAACCTTGAATTAACTTCTCGTTATTTCAATGAAGTATACAATCATAATAATATTGATTTAATTGATGAGTTGTTTGTTGAAAATTATGAGCATACATCAACGGAAGGAAGAAAATTTAATAGTCGGGATGAATTAAAATCTGCCGTTAAAAGAATTGAATCTCTTTTACCAAATTTAAAACTTGAAATTGTAGAGGCAGTAGCTGATAAAGAAAAAGTTGTTTTCTTGATTAGAATGGAATCTGATTTACCAAAAATTGCTAGTTCAACAACCAAGGCTAGTAAAACTGATTTTAACGAAACGTTTATCTTTTGGGTTAAGGATAATAAAATATATAAAGGCAGGTCAATTGGGGCACATTTACCTTTTATAAAACAAGTTTCTGGATTTGAAGGAGGGTTAATGGCATTGATTAAAGAGCTATCGGAAAAACAAGATTCATTGGCAACGGAAAAATAA
- a CDS encoding non-canonical purine NTP diphosphatase, which yields MQLVFATNNSNKLKEVQALLPKSITLLSLQDIGCLEDIPETQTTIEGNAIQKAAYIKDNYGYDCFADDTGLEVNSLHGAPGVNSARYAGEQRDSNDNMAKLLTKLQLKDDRSAQFKTVIALHLNDELKIFTGICEGRITIEKSGEHGFGYDPIFQPNGYIQTFAEMDLKLKNQIGHRGKAIKQLNKFLNDL from the coding sequence ATGCAGCTCGTTTTTGCTACTAACAATTCCAATAAACTTAAAGAAGTACAAGCGTTACTTCCAAAAAGCATCACATTGTTAAGCCTACAAGACATTGGTTGTTTAGAAGACATTCCAGAAACCCAAACAACTATTGAAGGTAATGCTATACAAAAAGCAGCATATATTAAAGATAATTATGGTTATGATTGCTTTGCCGATGATACAGGATTAGAAGTTAATTCTTTACATGGTGCTCCTGGGGTTAACTCAGCAAGATATGCTGGAGAACAGCGAGATTCTAATGACAATATGGCTAAACTTTTAACCAAACTGCAACTAAAAGATGATAGAAGTGCACAGTTTAAAACGGTTATAGCTTTACATCTTAATGACGAATTAAAAATATTTACAGGTATTTGCGAAGGACGCATCACCATTGAAAAAAGTGGCGAACATGGTTTTGGCTACGACCCTATTTTCCAACCTAATGGCTATATACAAACGTTTGCCGAGATGGATTTGAAACTCAAGAATCAAATTGGACATCGAGGGAAAGCTATAAAACAGTTAAATAAATTTTTAAACGACCTTTAA
- a CDS encoding dienelactone hydrolase family protein codes for MSSIKKEDIKQEVFDLYDDYTHNKIDRRQFAEKLSLYAIGGLTVSSLLSFVSPNYVDTITVKQDDPRLESKYVNYDSPKGGGSIKGLLCKPSNTKKKLPGIVVVHENRGLNPYIEDTGRRAALEGFISIAPDALTPLGGYPGNDDEGRTMQRKRDRNEMLEDFIAAFEYLKTHKDCDGNIGVVGFCFGGWISNMMAVRLPNLKGAVPFYGGQPSDEDAAKIKAPLMLQYAGLDKRVNEGWEDYEKVLKANNIEYTAHFYPDVNHGFHNNTTPRYDEAAATLAWTRTIDFFKEKLK; via the coding sequence ATGAGTTCTATAAAAAAAGAAGATATCAAACAAGAAGTGTTTGATCTTTATGATGACTATACCCACAACAAAATTGATAGACGTCAATTTGCAGAAAAACTCTCCTTATATGCTATTGGAGGGTTAACAGTATCATCCCTACTAAGTTTTGTGTCTCCTAATTATGTAGACACTATTACAGTGAAGCAAGATGATCCTAGGTTAGAATCTAAATATGTGAATTATGACTCTCCAAAAGGCGGAGGTTCTATTAAAGGATTGTTATGTAAACCATCTAATACTAAAAAAAAGTTGCCAGGAATTGTCGTTGTTCATGAAAATAGGGGATTAAACCCTTATATTGAAGATACTGGTAGAAGAGCGGCTTTAGAAGGTTTTATCTCTATAGCTCCAGATGCTTTAACACCTCTAGGTGGTTATCCTGGAAATGATGACGAAGGAAGAACAATGCAGCGTAAGCGTGATAGAAATGAAATGCTAGAAGATTTTATTGCAGCTTTTGAGTATTTAAAAACACACAAGGATTGTGATGGCAATATAGGCGTTGTAGGTTTTTGTTTTGGAGGTTGGATATCCAATATGATGGCTGTTCGTTTACCTAATTTAAAAGGAGCTGTGCCATTTTATGGAGGGCAGCCTTCTGATGAAGATGCTGCAAAAATTAAAGCACCACTCATGTTGCAATATGCAGGATTAGATAAGCGTGTAAATGAAGGATGGGAAGATTATGAGAAAGTATTAAAAGCCAATAATATTGAGTACACTGCTCATTTTTATCCAGATGTAAATCATGGATTCCATAACAACACAACCCCAAGATATGATGAAGCTGCTGCAACTTTAGCTTGGACTAGAACAATTGATTTTTTTAAAGAAAAACTGAAATAG
- a CDS encoding NAD-dependent epimerase/dehydratase family protein produces MTKKLATRRQFIEKGVKFGIALPLVGSSLLACNFNEEKKKEIDISSKKLNILILGGTSFLGPHQIAYALGRGHSVTTFTRGKTVPTVHQELFKNVTSLVGDRNNDLSALETGIWDVVIDNSGRDVEWTKNSAELLKDRTDLYLYTSSTGVYYPYLADNIKEDTKVLLEEPETLEDEEMRLEYWYGVMKSNSELAARKIYGDDRTIVVRPTYMFGPADKTNRFIHWPLRLSKGGEVFVPGKQEDPVQYIDVRDVAEFMIRLIEEKHSGTFNAVGPKTAQNMYDFVEEASKAFDVEHTFVRIDDYEFLKANKAPYLVPWIMPEGNNYGSARANGDKALAAGLTYRNLKDSIKETYNWWHSDGVTDDMRQKFEDNEKNVFNRETEIISAWKKHKKKVSS; encoded by the coding sequence ATGACGAAAAAATTAGCCACTAGAAGACAATTCATTGAAAAAGGTGTAAAATTTGGAATAGCATTACCATTAGTAGGTTCAAGTTTATTAGCATGTAATTTTAATGAAGAAAAAAAGAAAGAAATTGATATTTCTTCAAAAAAATTAAACATATTAATATTAGGAGGTACTAGTTTTTTAGGACCACATCAAATTGCTTATGCTTTAGGACGCGGACATTCTGTGACTACTTTTACAAGAGGAAAAACGGTACCAACAGTTCATCAAGAGTTATTTAAAAATGTCACCTCTTTAGTTGGAGATAGAAACAATGATTTATCCGCTTTAGAAACTGGTATTTGGGATGTGGTAATTGATAACTCTGGGAGGGATGTTGAGTGGACTAAAAATTCTGCAGAATTATTAAAAGACAGAACAGACTTGTATTTATATACATCATCTACAGGAGTATATTATCCTTATTTAGCAGATAATATTAAGGAGGATACAAAAGTACTTTTGGAAGAACCAGAAACACTTGAAGATGAGGAAATGCGTCTTGAATATTGGTATGGTGTTATGAAATCTAACTCTGAGTTGGCAGCTAGAAAAATCTATGGTGACGATAGAACTATAGTGGTTAGACCAACATATATGTTTGGACCAGCTGATAAAACGAATAGGTTTATACATTGGCCTTTAAGATTATCAAAAGGTGGAGAAGTTTTTGTTCCTGGAAAGCAAGAAGATCCAGTACAATATATAGATGTACGTGATGTAGCTGAGTTTATGATTCGATTAATTGAAGAAAAGCACTCAGGAACTTTTAATGCAGTTGGTCCAAAAACTGCTCAAAACATGTATGATTTTGTTGAAGAAGCGAGTAAAGCATTTGATGTAGAGCATACCTTTGTAAGAATAGATGATTATGAGTTTTTAAAGGCAAATAAAGCGCCATATTTAGTGCCATGGATAATGCCAGAAGGCAATAATTATGGATCAGCAAGAGCTAATGGAGATAAAGCTTTGGCAGCTGGTTTGACTTATAGAAATTTAAAAGATTCTATCAAGGAAACTTACAATTGGTGGCACTCAGACGGAGTTACTGACGACATGCGACAAAAGTTTGAGGATAACGAAAAAAATGTTTTTAATCGAGAAACAGAAATTATTTCAGCTTGGAAAAAGCACAAAAAAAAAGTTAGTTCTTAA
- a CDS encoding AMP-binding protein: protein MSKFKTPLEAFLYWEQHAPKVLFLKQPINGEYRTYNYADAGIEIRKIASALKSYNLPERSHVALLSKNCAHWVMADIAIMMAGFVSIPIYPTLNASSINEILEHSESKAIIIGKLDDYESQKVGIPDIPKISIELYGQSNGDLWEDLIKTHKPLESIHKQEPYDLHTIIYTSGTTGIPKGVMHTSSNLMVSAHTLTEIFKLPNNIRLFSYLPLAHVAERVLINAGVNLGGTIAFAESLETFASDLEKTQPQIFFAVPRIWTKFREKILESIPQKKLSLLLKIPILNGIIKNKLKQKLGLKEAVFICSAAAPIAPSLVKWYRKLDITIFQGYGMTEDCCVSHFNTIHDDKIGTVGKTLYNVKAKLSAEGEICVKNDCLMKGYYKEPEITTFVFDDERYLKTGDIGEFDHDGFLTITGRVKDQFKTDKGKYISPSHIELTLSKNTDIEQICLVGTGIPQPIALVTLSDLGKVKDRETLSVSLIDSINAMNPTLEKHERVEKIVIMKEDWNVDNGLTTPTMKVKRNSIEKIHQEFYTSWFKESDTVIFE, encoded by the coding sequence ATGTCAAAATTTAAAACACCATTAGAAGCTTTTTTGTACTGGGAACAGCATGCTCCTAAGGTTCTTTTTTTAAAGCAGCCAATAAATGGAGAATATAGAACTTACAATTATGCTGATGCTGGTATTGAAATACGGAAAATTGCCTCAGCCTTAAAATCGTATAATTTGCCAGAAAGAAGTCATGTAGCTCTATTATCTAAAAATTGTGCGCATTGGGTCATGGCAGATATTGCTATTATGATGGCAGGTTTTGTTTCAATCCCTATTTATCCAACATTAAATGCATCATCTATTAATGAAATATTGGAGCATAGTGAATCTAAAGCCATCATTATTGGAAAACTTGATGATTATGAATCACAAAAAGTTGGCATTCCAGATATTCCAAAAATAAGTATTGAATTATATGGTCAATCTAATGGAGACCTTTGGGAAGATTTAATTAAAACACATAAGCCATTAGAATCTATCCATAAACAAGAGCCCTATGATTTGCATACTATTATTTATACTTCGGGAACTACTGGCATTCCAAAAGGGGTTATGCATACTTCTAGTAATTTAATGGTAAGCGCGCATACACTTACCGAGATATTTAAGCTGCCTAATAATATTAGATTATTCTCGTATTTGCCTTTAGCGCATGTTGCAGAACGCGTATTGATTAATGCAGGTGTAAATCTTGGAGGCACTATAGCTTTTGCAGAATCATTAGAAACATTTGCTTCTGATTTAGAAAAGACACAACCGCAAATTTTCTTCGCAGTTCCAAGAATTTGGACAAAATTTAGGGAAAAGATATTGGAATCTATCCCACAGAAAAAACTCAGTTTGTTATTAAAAATTCCAATACTTAATGGTATTATTAAAAATAAGCTAAAACAAAAGCTAGGCCTTAAGGAGGCGGTATTTATTTGTTCAGCTGCTGCGCCTATAGCTCCGAGTTTAGTGAAATGGTATAGAAAATTGGATATCACAATTTTCCAAGGTTATGGTATGACTGAGGATTGTTGCGTATCGCATTTTAATACGATTCATGATGATAAAATTGGAACGGTTGGTAAAACGCTTTATAATGTAAAGGCAAAATTATCTGCTGAAGGTGAGATTTGTGTTAAGAACGATTGTTTAATGAAAGGCTATTATAAAGAACCTGAAATAACCACATTTGTTTTCGATGATGAAAGGTATTTAAAAACTGGTGACATTGGTGAGTTTGATCACGATGGTTTTTTAACCATCACAGGACGTGTTAAAGATCAATTTAAGACAGATAAAGGAAAATATATTTCGCCTTCACATATTGAGCTAACATTATCTAAAAATACTGATATTGAACAAATTTGTTTGGTAGGTACAGGAATTCCACAGCCAATAGCTTTAGTAACATTGAGTGATTTAGGAAAAGTAAAGGATAGAGAAACATTATCAGTTAGTTTAATAGATAGTATAAATGCAATGAATCCAACACTAGAAAAGCATGAAAGGGTTGAAAAAATAGTTATTATGAAAGAAGATTGGAATGTTGATAATGGTTTAACTACACCTACTATGAAGGTAAAGCGAAATAGCATTGAGAAAATACATCAAGAGTTCTATACAAGTTGGTTTAAGGAGAGTGATACTGTAATTTTTGAATAA
- a CDS encoding alanine/glycine:cation symporter family protein, whose translation MASRHQLLVLTFLLFPFINQAQSIGFDEQINNAFMPFATWWEGFILSTVNIFGFGIPIVLILLLIGALFFTIYFGFVNIKHFPTAIQVVRGKYDDLESLNTETKANVYEVEGDIIDTIKDESHHGEVNHFQALATAVSGTVGLGNIAMVAVAISIGGPGATFWMIIAGLLGMSSKFVECTLGVKYRDIDEEGNVYGGPMYYLSRGLKEKGFAKLGKLLAITFAVLCVGASFGGGNAFQTNQAAAQIIARFGIEGSASGSIIGFIFAIIVGVVIIGGIKRIAKVTEKVVPLMAVLYVASALFIIFSNFSFVDDAISLIITEAFTPKATITGGFIGVMIQGFRRAAFSNEAGAGSAAIAHSAVNTKYAASEGLVGLLEPFIDTVVICTMTAIIIVMFNMDGAFVYGDVINGQALMADGSRLGGVNLTSLAFDNAIPGSSYVLVVAVTLFAFSTILSWSYYGLQSWKYLFGRGKLIDLSYKIIFLMFTILGAAITLDAVIKFSDAMILALVFPNMIGLLFLFPKVREEMHRYLKAIKGLKLKNAK comes from the coding sequence ATGGCTTCGAGACATCAACTACTTGTTCTAACATTTTTATTATTTCCATTCATCAATCAAGCGCAATCAATAGGATTCGACGAACAGATTAATAACGCTTTTATGCCATTTGCAACATGGTGGGAAGGCTTTATACTCTCTACGGTTAATATATTTGGGTTTGGCATCCCCATTGTTTTAATCTTACTACTCATAGGAGCTTTATTTTTCACCATTTATTTTGGATTTGTTAATATCAAACATTTTCCAACAGCTATTCAGGTTGTTCGTGGTAAGTATGATGACTTAGAATCTTTAAATACTGAAACAAAAGCAAACGTTTATGAGGTTGAAGGAGATATTATTGATACTATAAAAGACGAAAGCCACCATGGGGAAGTTAATCACTTTCAAGCGTTAGCAACTGCAGTTTCTGGAACGGTAGGGTTAGGTAATATTGCTATGGTAGCAGTTGCTATTTCTATAGGTGGTCCAGGAGCTACATTTTGGATGATTATTGCTGGTTTACTTGGGATGTCATCAAAATTTGTTGAATGTACTTTAGGTGTTAAATATAGAGATATTGATGAAGAAGGAAATGTCTATGGTGGACCGATGTATTATTTGTCTAGAGGATTAAAAGAAAAAGGATTTGCAAAACTGGGTAAGCTACTTGCTATAACTTTTGCAGTTTTATGTGTAGGAGCATCGTTTGGTGGAGGTAATGCATTTCAAACCAATCAAGCTGCAGCTCAAATTATTGCTAGATTTGGAATTGAGGGTTCAGCTTCTGGAAGTATTATAGGTTTTATTTTTGCCATTATAGTTGGTGTGGTTATTATTGGAGGTATTAAGCGAATTGCAAAAGTTACTGAGAAAGTAGTTCCATTAATGGCTGTGCTATATGTTGCTTCTGCATTATTTATCATTTTTTCAAACTTTAGTTTTGTAGATGATGCTATTAGTTTAATAATAACCGAGGCCTTTACACCAAAAGCGACAATAACTGGAGGTTTTATTGGAGTAATGATTCAAGGATTTCGTCGTGCTGCATTTTCAAATGAAGCAGGAGCAGGTTCGGCTGCAATTGCACACTCTGCAGTAAATACTAAGTATGCTGCTTCAGAGGGTCTTGTTGGCTTGTTAGAACCCTTTATTGATACTGTTGTTATTTGTACAATGACTGCAATTATTATCGTCATGTTTAATATGGATGGAGCTTTTGTTTATGGAGATGTTATAAACGGACAAGCTTTAATGGCTGATGGCTCTAGACTTGGAGGTGTTAATTTAACGTCGTTGGCATTTGATAATGCTATACCTGGATCATCTTATGTACTTGTGGTTGCTGTTACTTTGTTTGCTTTTTCAACTATTTTGTCATGGTCGTATTATGGTTTGCAGTCATGGAAGTACTTATTTGGTAGAGGAAAGCTTATTGATTTATCTTATAAAATTATTTTTCTAATGTTCACAATTTTAGGTGCTGCAATAACCTTAGACGCTGTTATTAAATTCTCGGATGCTATGATTCTTGCTCTTGTGTTTCCAAATATGATTGGGCTATTATTTTTATTTCCAAAAGTTAGAGAAGAAATGCATCGTTATTTAAAAGCTATTAAGGGGCTTAAATTAAAAAATGCTAAATAA
- the raiA gene encoding ribosome-associated translation inhibitor RaiA — protein MTINIQYVHMATSEAMNEYVTEKLNKLGKKYDWIIGAEVHFAVEHNDKTKGKICKIELSLPGPRIFAASNEDNYEDAVKHTIKDLEKQLKKRKEVFKTH, from the coding sequence ATGACAATTAATATTCAATATGTACATATGGCAACAAGTGAAGCTATGAACGAATATGTGACAGAAAAATTAAATAAACTAGGAAAAAAATATGATTGGATTATAGGTGCTGAAGTGCATTTTGCAGTGGAGCATAATGATAAAACCAAAGGAAAAATTTGTAAGATAGAACTAAGTTTACCTGGACCAAGAATTTTCGCAGCTTCTAATGAGGATAATTATGAAGATGCTGTAAAACACACTATAAAAGATTTAGAAAAGCAGCTTAAAAAACGTAAAGAAGTTTTTAAAACACATTAA
- a CDS encoding TetR/AcrR family transcriptional regulator, which produces MLKTVKHDAKADFLLEKGMEILWSKGYNGTSVNDIVKAADVPKGSFYFYFDSKEDFAVKAIDKYFNGHFALAKEILEDKSISPKQRLHDFHEFRYNILKNEMCCKMGCLASNLGNEMSEHSERIRIAIFVKEEILLSLITNVIQEAKDLGEINNPMKAEVIAAFIEDAGKGSMISMKEMKSSEPIDNFMIIVKEVLLQ; this is translated from the coding sequence ATGCTGAAAACCGTAAAACATGATGCCAAAGCAGATTTCCTTTTAGAAAAAGGAATGGAAATACTATGGAGTAAAGGTTACAATGGTACAAGTGTAAACGATATTGTAAAAGCTGCTGATGTTCCGAAAGGATCTTTTTATTTTTATTTTGATTCAAAGGAAGACTTTGCAGTCAAAGCAATAGATAAATATTTTAATGGTCATTTTGCTTTAGCTAAAGAGATACTGGAAGATAAATCGATTTCCCCTAAACAACGACTTCATGATTTTCATGAGTTTAGATACAATATATTAAAAAATGAAATGTGTTGTAAAATGGGTTGCTTAGCAAGTAATTTGGGTAACGAAATGTCAGAACACAGTGAAAGGATAAGAATAGCAATCTTTGTAAAAGAAGAAATATTACTGTCCTTAATTACAAATGTTATACAAGAGGCAAAAGATTTGGGTGAGATAAATAATCCTATGAAGGCTGAGGTTATTGCAGCTTTTATAGAAGATGCAGGTAAGGGCTCTATGATTAGTATGAAAGAAATGAAAAGTTCGGAACCAATCGATAATTTCATGATTATTGTTAAAGAGGTTCTATTACAATAA
- a CDS encoding MMPL family transporter, with amino-acid sequence MNALKKAGNITNTFTKKWTDFVIKYKWPVLIATLLLAIGLGSKGNMEFDGDYHVFFSKSNPELEAFDALQEKYTKDDNVILVLSPSNGNIFTRENLTAIEELTAEAWNTPYSSRVDAVTNFQHTSANGDDLYVDDLSYESSSKTDSEIQKIKEIALKEPLLVNRILNKTGSVTAINITVRLPGIDINEIPGEVTPFVRNMISNFKDKHPNFEIHSSGLIPMNTAFFEASMKDLGLTMIMLIIVIITTFVLTRNIYSTLATLVVVLFSIISAVGFVGLTGIKLTPPSSVFPTMIMTLAVADSIHILITMLQKMRKDGLNKIDALKESMRLNFMPVFITSLTTVIGFLTMNFGDVPPFWDLGNITAFGMAMAFLFSTTSLPALMAILPLKSKVTKEVVKKKAGIYTQLGNFVIKQPVRLAVISIVVISGLTYLATKNTFNDEFINYFDKTVEFRNSTDYISKNLTGIYNVEYSVGSGESGGINSPEYLKNLNAFEDWLNKQPEVIHVNAFSEVARRVNRSMHGDDERFYRVPENRDEAAQYLLLYELSLPFGLDLNNQINVDKSETRVTVTTKNISSAEMIAFSKRGEQWLQDNTPKPMHTIGVSPTLMFSKLGFRQADSMLKGNIIALILISLVLMFALRNFKLGLLSIIPNVTPVLVGFGIWALYKGQINTGMVIVFGMTLGIIVDDTVHFMSKFLRAKRELGYDSKQAVVYAFETVGKALVTTTIVLIAGFAVLSTSSFALNSYMARITVIIIIAALVIDFILLPSLLILTSKKEDIVTK; translated from the coding sequence ATGAATGCACTAAAAAAAGCAGGTAATATAACAAATACTTTTACGAAAAAATGGACTGATTTTGTAATTAAATATAAATGGCCAGTATTAATCGCTACACTACTGTTAGCAATAGGATTGGGTTCAAAAGGAAACATGGAGTTTGATGGCGATTATCATGTGTTTTTCAGTAAATCAAATCCAGAGTTAGAAGCTTTTGATGCACTTCAGGAAAAGTATACAAAAGATGATAATGTTATCTTGGTATTATCTCCTTCTAATGGAAATATTTTCACAAGAGAAAATTTAACAGCAATAGAAGAGTTAACAGCAGAAGCTTGGAATACACCCTATTCTTCTCGTGTTGATGCAGTAACAAATTTCCAGCACACTAGTGCTAATGGGGATGATCTTTATGTTGACGATTTATCCTATGAGTCTTCTTCAAAAACAGACTCTGAAATACAGAAAATAAAAGAAATTGCTTTGAAGGAACCTTTATTGGTGAATAGAATTCTCAATAAAACCGGAAGTGTAACAGCTATTAATATTACCGTAAGGTTACCTGGTATTGATATTAATGAAATACCAGGAGAAGTAACACCTTTTGTTAGGAATATGATTTCTAATTTTAAAGATAAGCACCCAAATTTTGAGATACACTCATCAGGGTTAATACCTATGAACACTGCTTTTTTTGAAGCCTCTATGAAAGATTTGGGACTGACTATGATTATGTTAATAATTGTCATTATTACTACGTTTGTTTTAACCAGAAACATTTATAGTACCCTTGCAACACTAGTTGTCGTTTTATTCTCAATAATAAGTGCTGTTGGTTTTGTTGGGTTAACAGGTATTAAACTTACACCTCCATCATCAGTATTCCCAACTATGATAATGACTTTAGCAGTAGCTGATAGTATACATATCTTAATAACTATGCTGCAAAAAATGCGAAAAGATGGTTTAAACAAGATAGATGCTTTAAAGGAGTCTATGCGACTAAATTTTATGCCTGTATTTATTACTAGTTTAACAACAGTTATTGGATTTTTAACCATGAATTTTGGAGATGTTCCTCCATTTTGGGATTTAGGGAATATTACCGCCTTTGGAATGGCTATGGCATTCTTGTTTTCTACTACTTCTTTACCAGCATTAATGGCAATTTTACCATTGAAATCTAAAGTTACCAAAGAAGTTGTTAAGAAGAAAGCAGGTATATATACCCAGCTGGGAAATTTTGTAATAAAACAGCCAGTACGTTTAGCGGTTATTTCAATTGTAGTGATTTCTGGGCTAACCTATTTAGCTACAAAAAACACATTTAATGATGAATTTATTAATTATTTCGATAAAACTGTTGAGTTTAGAAATAGTACAGATTATATAAGTAAAAACTTAACAGGTATCTATAATGTAGAATATTCTGTTGGTAGTGGGGAAAGTGGAGGAATTAATAGTCCAGAATACCTAAAAAACTTAAATGCTTTTGAAGATTGGCTCAATAAGCAACCTGAAGTAATACATGTAAACGCCTTTAGTGAAGTAGCAAGACGTGTTAACAGGTCTATGCATGGAGACGATGAACGTTTCTATCGTGTTCCAGAGAATAGAGATGAAGCAGCACAATATCTATTGCTTTATGAGCTCTCATTACCTTTTGGCTTAGATTTAAACAATCAAATCAATGTTGATAAATCCGAGACACGTGTTACTGTAACTACTAAAAATATTTCTAGTGCAGAAATGATCGCTTTTTCTAAGAGAGGCGAACAATGGTTACAGGATAATACTCCAAAACCTATGCATACCATTGGAGTAAGCCCAACATTAATGTTTTCAAAACTTGGGTTTAGACAAGCTGATAGCATGTTGAAGGGGAATATAATCGCATTAATTTTAATTTCATTAGTATTAATGTTTGCACTTAGAAATTTCAAGTTAGGCTTATTAAGTATTATTCCTAATGTAACTCCAGTATTGGTAGGCTTTGGAATATGGGCACTATATAAGGGACAAATTAATACAGGAATGGTGATTGTTTTTGGGATGACACTAGGAATTATTGTTGATGATACCGTACATTTTATGAGCAAGTTCTTAAGAGCCAAAAGAGAATTAGGGTATGATTCTAAACAAGCAGTTGTCTATGCTTTTGAAACCGTTGGAAAAGCTTTAGTAACTACAACCATTGTGCTCATAGCTGGATTTGCAGTATTGTCTACATCATCATTTGCTTTAAATAGTTATATGGCAAGAATTACAGTTATAATTATTATAGCTGCATTGGTAATAGACTTCATTTTACTACCATCATTATTAATTCTTACAAGCAAAAAAGAAGATATAGTAACTAAATAA
- a CDS encoding outer membrane lipoprotein-sorting protein has product MKKTVLAIVLLSAIGAYAQSAEEKGMQIAQAAEKADFGFNSSTVELKMTLRNKNGQTSERLLTTSTLELNEDGDKSLIVFNSPKDVKGTSTLTFTHKIGADDQWLFLPSIKRVKRISSNNKSGPFVGSEFAYEDLSSQEVEKYTYKFLEEKGDILVVEQDPVDPKSGYTRRVVNYNKAKGYRIEKVEFYDRKNALLKTLTYSGYKLYKNKFWRAATFKMVNHQSNKETLLEFSDYNFDANLSDEDFTQNALRRSN; this is encoded by the coding sequence ATGAAAAAAACAGTTTTAGCCATAGTATTATTAAGTGCAATAGGAGCATATGCACAGTCTGCTGAAGAAAAAGGAATGCAAATAGCTCAGGCAGCCGAAAAGGCTGATTTTGGATTCAATAGCTCCACTGTTGAGTTAAAAATGACTTTGAGAAATAAAAATGGACAAACAAGTGAGCGTTTGTTAACAACTAGTACCCTTGAGCTTAATGAAGATGGAGATAAGTCGTTAATTGTTTTTAATAGCCCTAAAGATGTAAAAGGCACCTCTACTTTAACTTTTACTCACAAAATAGGAGCAGATGACCAATGGTTATTTTTGCCTTCTATTAAAAGAGTGAAGCGAATTTCGTCTAACAATAAATCTGGTCCTTTTGTTGGTAGTGAGTTTGCCTATGAAGATTTGTCATCACAAGAAGTAGAAAAATACACCTATAAATTTCTTGAAGAAAAAGGAGATATTTTGGTAGTAGAGCAAGACCCTGTAGACCCAAAATCTGGCTATACAAGACGTGTTGTAAATTATAACAAGGCCAAAGGGTACCGAATAGAGAAAGTAGAGTTTTATGATAGGAAGAATGCTTTATTAAAAACACTTACCTATTCGGGATATAAACTATATAAAAATAAGTTTTGGAGAGCTGCAACATTTAAGATGGTTAACCACCAAAGTAATAAAGAAACACTTTTGGAATTTAGCGATTATAATTTTGATGCAAATCTTTCTGACGAAGATTTTACTCAAAATGCACTTCGAAGAAGTAATTAA